One window from the genome of Treponema sp. OMZ 838 encodes:
- a CDS encoding methionine ABC transporter permease, with amino-acid sequence MSSWSTLVQLVGAATGQTLIMVFFSTLFSFILGAPLGVLLCITAEGNLMPRPVLHQLIDRVVNVLRSFPFIILMILLFPFSRLIIGTSIGTAATVVPLSIAAAPFVARVIESALLEIDRGVIQAALAMGSSTMEIIFKVMIPEALPPLVAGITLTIINLIGYSAMAGAIGGGGLGDLAIRYGYQRFRSDIMLAAVIVILVMVELIQFIGTRISTALAKRR; translated from the coding sequence ATGAGTTCATGGTCAACGTTAGTGCAGCTGGTAGGAGCGGCGACAGGGCAAACGCTTATAATGGTATTCTTTTCTACGCTTTTTTCTTTTATACTCGGAGCGCCGCTCGGCGTGCTGCTATGCATCACTGCGGAGGGGAACCTTATGCCGCGACCGGTGTTGCACCAGCTTATCGACCGGGTGGTAAACGTATTACGCTCATTCCCATTTATCATATTGATGATTTTACTCTTTCCGTTTTCGCGGCTCATCATCGGTACCAGCATCGGAACAGCTGCAACGGTCGTACCGCTTTCCATCGCCGCCGCCCCTTTTGTTGCGCGGGTTATCGAAAGTGCCTTGCTCGAAATCGACCGCGGTGTTATCCAAGCGGCTCTCGCGATGGGATCATCCACTATGGAGATTATCTTTAAAGTGATGATACCGGAAGCACTGCCGCCCCTTGTCGCAGGCATTACACTGACTATTATCAACCTTATCGGGTATTCGGCAATGGCAGGTGCAATCGGCGGCGGCGGCCTCGGCGATTTGGCGATCCGATACGGCTATCAGCGGTTCCGCAGCGATATTATGCTGGCGGCGGTCATCGTCATTTTAGTGATGGTCGAACTTATTCAATTTATCGGCACGAGGATCAGTACGGCGCTTGCAAAACGACGGTAG
- the lsrF gene encoding 3-hydroxy-5-phosphonooxypentane-2,4-dione thiolase, translated as MADLDGLKTAHDYYTDVPFAVDGAFYVKGAGNLDWGMKKHLSNIFNPQTGNTVMFAFDHGYFMGSVSGLERLDLLIPQLNDHVDVLMATRGALRTCVRPDCKKAIALRVSSGSSMVQDDLTHEVVAVNIEDAIRMNADCLAVQTFIGGDGQLESIDNLSAVINAGIRYSIPTLGVVAVGKNMERTAQYFKLATRIIAELGANIIKTYYCEDFEEIVAACPVPIVVAGGKKLPEQEALALAYHAIRDGARGLDMGRNIFQSAHPVAMADAIGKIVHHKYTDKEAFEFYTEQINKK; from the coding sequence ATGGCAGATTTAGATGGTTTAAAAACAGCTCACGATTATTACACGGATGTCCCTTTTGCCGTTGACGGAGCATTTTATGTCAAGGGGGCAGGTAATCTCGACTGGGGTATGAAAAAACACCTCTCGAATATCTTTAATCCTCAAACCGGTAATACCGTGATGTTCGCATTTGATCACGGTTATTTTATGGGGTCCGTTTCGGGGCTCGAACGGCTCGACCTTTTAATTCCCCAGCTTAATGACCATGTCGATGTCCTTATGGCAACACGAGGCGCATTGCGCACCTGTGTGCGTCCCGACTGCAAAAAAGCTATTGCGCTCAGAGTATCTTCCGGTTCTTCTATGGTACAGGATGACTTAACCCATGAAGTTGTTGCCGTCAATATTGAAGATGCGATAAGGATGAATGCTGACTGTCTTGCAGTTCAGACCTTTATCGGCGGCGACGGTCAGCTGGAAAGCATCGATAATCTTTCTGCGGTTATTAATGCGGGAATCCGTTATAGCATACCGACTCTTGGCGTAGTCGCAGTCGGTAAGAATATGGAGCGCACCGCACAGTATTTTAAACTTGCAACACGTATTATTGCCGAACTCGGTGCAAACATTATAAAAACATATTATTGCGAAGATTTTGAAGAAATCGTCGCTGCATGTCCGGTGCCGATTGTAGTAGCCGGTGGAAAAAAGCTCCCCGAACAAGAAGCGCTTGCATTGGCTTATCATGCAATCCGTGACGGAGCCCGCGGCCTTGATATGGGACGTAATATTTTTCAGAGTGCTCATCCTGTAGCGATGGCCGATGCAATCGGAAAAATCGTTCACCACAAATATACCGACAAAGAAGCATTTGAATTCTATACGGAACAAATTAATAAAAAATAA
- a CDS encoding substrate-binding domain-containing protein, with protein MKKLMSIMLAALLVGVPVFAGGSSDQGSGGSKKDVVVVFIPKISGNAFFEVANEGAQKLAKQVGFTVKYDGSPDAAVANQVNIINNAIQQGADAISISTVDAAGVDQALKAARKAGLAVMTWDSDSNPDARQLMTSQGTPDILGKMLVDMGVTSLKERGKNPDTDVIKYCWHYSQATVTDQNSWHVAGEAYIRQKYPKWVNVAPDNYYSNQDAERAITVGEAVLSAHKDIDLIICNDSTALPGQCQAAQNLGLNQKKVTITGFATPNAIKGYCRAGILTRWGLWDCGIQGAISCYLAYWAATGHSMKVGDTIDIPTIGKVTIQPNTVLDPKAYTANDSGVVLLPERAVFTKENMDKYNF; from the coding sequence ATGAAAAAACTGATGTCGATTATGTTGGCAGCGCTCTTGGTCGGCGTACCGGTATTTGCCGGCGGCTCAAGTGATCAGGGCTCTGGTGGTTCAAAGAAAGACGTTGTTGTCGTATTTATTCCGAAAATCAGCGGCAATGCTTTTTTTGAAGTAGCAAATGAAGGCGCTCAAAAACTGGCAAAGCAGGTCGGTTTTACCGTAAAGTATGACGGCAGCCCCGATGCAGCAGTGGCGAATCAGGTTAATATCATTAACAATGCTATTCAGCAAGGTGCCGATGCAATCTCAATTTCGACCGTTGATGCAGCCGGTGTCGATCAAGCATTGAAAGCAGCGCGCAAGGCCGGTCTTGCCGTTATGACATGGGACTCCGATTCCAATCCTGATGCTCGGCAGCTTATGACATCTCAGGGAACCCCCGATATCCTCGGCAAAATGCTTGTAGATATGGGTGTTACCTCTCTTAAAGAAAGAGGTAAAAATCCCGATACAGATGTTATCAAATACTGCTGGCACTATTCTCAGGCAACGGTTACCGATCAGAATTCATGGCATGTCGCAGGCGAAGCTTATATTCGCCAAAAGTATCCCAAATGGGTTAATGTTGCGCCGGATAACTACTATTCCAACCAAGATGCGGAACGTGCAATTACAGTTGGAGAAGCGGTTCTGTCTGCTCACAAAGATATCGACTTAATTATTTGTAACGACTCGACTGCTCTTCCCGGTCAATGTCAAGCCGCACAAAACCTTGGTCTTAATCAGAAAAAGGTAACCATTACCGGTTTTGCAACACCGAATGCGATTAAGGGCTATTGCCGTGCAGGTATTCTTACTCGCTGGGGTTTGTGGGATTGCGGTATTCAAGGTGCAATTTCCTGTTACCTCGCCTACTGGGCAGCAACAGGACACAGTATGAAAGTCGGCGACACAATCGATATTCCTACCATCGGTAAGGTAACTATTCAGCCGAACACGGTACTTGATCCGAAAGCTTATACGGCAAACGATTCCGGTGTTGTATTGCTTCCGGAGCGTGCAGTATTCACAAAAGAAAACATGGATAAATATAACTTCTAA
- a CDS encoding ABC transporter permease, giving the protein MGKKRFAFTNELLLIAVIVCEIILFGMLNPRFLRPIVLLGSINDFISICIISLFVTMVIIAGGMDIQAGSIVGLSSIVVGVFFQSGVNIYAACLLAILAGILCGLLSGFIIAYTNVPPMVVTLGGSFLYSGLAVSITRIAKVELYKGISGFPAAFTAVTQFRFFGIIPSQILLFLIMAIIAYIILHRTAYGRSVYLCGINSNAAEFSGVNTRFIKMTTYALSGAGAAIAGIVLTSYLGTAKADFGKELTLPVITAVVLGGTAITGGSGSIFGTALSALVIGIMRFGLSMAGVNTQYLDIPVGMLLLIIVASRGFSGKGFSSNLTGIFRKR; this is encoded by the coding sequence ATGGGAAAGAAACGGTTTGCTTTTACAAATGAATTATTGCTGATTGCCGTTATTGTATGCGAAATTATCTTATTCGGTATGTTGAACCCGCGCTTTTTACGTCCGATTGTACTGCTCGGCTCGATCAATGACTTTATTTCGATCTGTATCATCTCGCTTTTTGTAACGATGGTTATTATTGCCGGCGGGATGGATATTCAGGCAGGTTCAATAGTCGGCCTCTCGTCGATTGTTGTCGGGGTGTTTTTTCAAAGCGGTGTAAATATCTATGCGGCCTGTTTGCTTGCGATTCTTGCAGGTATACTGTGCGGACTGTTAAGCGGCTTTATTATTGCGTATACCAATGTGCCGCCCATGGTTGTAACACTCGGCGGTTCGTTTTTGTATTCCGGTTTAGCGGTTTCGATTACCCGTATTGCAAAGGTTGAATTGTACAAGGGTATCAGCGGTTTCCCTGCTGCATTTACGGCAGTTACGCAGTTCCGTTTTTTTGGAATTATTCCTTCTCAAATTTTATTGTTTTTAATTATGGCGATAATTGCCTATATTATTCTACACCGTACTGCCTACGGACGTTCCGTGTATTTGTGCGGTATTAACTCGAATGCCGCCGAATTTTCCGGGGTAAATACGCGATTTATTAAGATGACGACGTATGCGCTTTCCGGAGCCGGTGCGGCAATCGCCGGGATTGTACTTACCTCATATCTTGGTACCGCAAAGGCGGACTTTGGTAAAGAATTAACCCTGCCGGTTATAACGGCCGTCGTACTCGGCGGTACGGCAATTACCGGTGGGAGCGGCAGTATTTTCGGGACGGCGCTTTCTGCGCTGGTAATCGGAATTATGCGATTCGGTTTATCGATGGCTGGAGTCAATACTCAGTATCTTGATATACCGGTAGGCATGTTACTGCTCATTATTGTTGCATCTCGCGGATTTTCCGGGAAAGGCTTTTCAAGCAATCTCACCGGTATTTTCCGCAAGCGATAG
- a CDS encoding ABC transporter permease has product MQYISFKRIFTARSLFSLAVVVILFLLVGIVNPDFLGTRNLMQTVNSSVVFALLSIGIAFVLIIGEIDVSVGAVMGLTAAVSATLIRDGSPWTFAILAAVGIGIVCGLINGYGLVYLGIPSIIMTLGMNGVIRGLIYVYTGGKWVENIPFEYKAVSQATIGGITYIYLATFIIAVGGSLLLRRIAIGRNFYAVGDNIGGAELVGIPVKRTRISAFVLSSVCAAAAGCIYVSRIGFVTPIAGNGYEMKAIAACVLGGISLSGGVGSLFGALIGAIIMASIDRILVFLKFSSDYDSTITGILLITIVTIDGLVQHYAAEKARRTRLLAKTAGTESR; this is encoded by the coding sequence ATGCAGTATATATCCTTTAAGCGGATTTTTACGGCAAGAAGCCTCTTTTCGCTTGCGGTAGTAGTGATACTTTTTCTTCTTGTCGGTATCGTTAATCCCGATTTTCTCGGTACGCGAAATTTAATGCAGACGGTAAACTCAAGCGTCGTATTTGCGCTTTTGTCTATCGGTATCGCATTTGTACTGATTATCGGTGAAATCGATGTTTCGGTCGGCGCAGTGATGGGGTTGACTGCTGCAGTAAGCGCAACGTTAATTCGTGACGGCAGTCCGTGGACGTTTGCTATTTTAGCGGCTGTCGGAATCGGTATTGTATGCGGACTCATAAACGGCTATGGACTCGTATATCTCGGCATTCCTTCTATCATCATGACGCTTGGTATGAACGGCGTTATCCGCGGTCTTATCTATGTCTATACCGGCGGAAAATGGGTTGAAAACATTCCGTTTGAGTACAAGGCGGTCAGTCAAGCGACTATCGGCGGTATCACTTACATTTACTTGGCAACATTCATTATCGCAGTCGGCGGTTCACTGTTGCTGCGGCGTATTGCCATAGGACGAAATTTTTATGCCGTAGGGGACAATATCGGCGGCGCCGAGCTGGTCGGCATTCCGGTAAAGCGCACGCGGATAAGCGCCTTTGTGCTTAGTTCCGTATGTGCAGCAGCAGCCGGTTGTATCTATGTAAGCCGCATCGGATTTGTTACGCCGATTGCAGGAAACGGTTACGAAATGAAAGCGATTGCAGCCTGTGTTCTGGGTGGCATCAGTCTGTCCGGTGGTGTAGGTTCGTTGTTCGGTGCGCTGATAGGAGCCATCATCATGGCGTCGATAGACCGCATCCTCGTATTTTTAAAATTTTCTTCCGATTATGACAGCACGATTACCGGTATTTTATTGATTACGATTGTTACGATAGACGGGTTGGTACAGCATTATGCGGCTGAAAAGGCACGGAGAACGCGCCTCTTAGCAAAGACAGCCGGAACGGAGAGTAGGTAG
- a CDS encoding sugar ABC transporter ATP-binding protein — protein sequence MDENAAPLLSVKKIYKSFGSNAVLKGVDLNVYPGDVLALIGGNGAGKSTLVKTIMGINRPDSGDILVDGKPIHYGSPSASLHAGVYLIPQEPMLFSNMTLEENILMGIPGKKKELHKRLMDIMQQLGWKLDFDRTARTLSIAEQQLVEILRGLMREARIMFFDEPTSSLTFEEVNSLFNIIAELKKKNVGIIYITHRLNEVFAIANRIALLIDGTITMDGDTKDFTYDMLLKGLAPESVERMLEEETIETTGIEKKEPVLSLKNLSGYGFADVNLDVYPGEVLGMTGVVGASKTELATTLYGRDKVLSGKVYLNGEDITGLKTKRIIAKGLNYLPEDRFLNGIFKLTTVRNNITSITLTTLKRMLINTMQEKSLAKKYIDEFHIKVTGDGQIMGSLSGGNQQKVIIGRCFSTNPHLVILDEPTRGVDAGARSDVYAIIKELKKTGVAILLISSDMEEIITMSDRVVTMYRGRINHEFSKAEINEQALMAASFGVEKGVVG from the coding sequence ATGGATGAAAACGCAGCGCCGTTGCTGTCGGTAAAGAAAATCTATAAATCATTCGGTTCCAATGCCGTACTTAAAGGCGTTGACCTTAATGTCTACCCGGGAGACGTGCTTGCCCTTATCGGAGGTAATGGCGCCGGTAAAAGTACGCTGGTAAAGACCATTATGGGAATAAACAGACCTGACAGTGGAGACATCCTTGTAGACGGGAAACCCATTCATTATGGAAGCCCCTCAGCTTCGCTGCACGCGGGAGTATATCTTATACCGCAGGAGCCGATGCTTTTTTCAAATATGACGCTTGAAGAAAATATTTTGATGGGGATTCCCGGTAAAAAGAAAGAACTTCATAAGCGTCTTATGGATATTATGCAGCAGCTCGGCTGGAAACTCGATTTTGATAGAACAGCACGTACGCTCTCGATTGCGGAACAGCAGTTGGTAGAAATCTTACGCGGTCTGATGCGTGAGGCACGCATCATGTTTTTTGACGAACCGACTTCTTCGCTTACGTTTGAAGAGGTTAACTCACTTTTTAATATTATCGCCGAATTGAAAAAAAAGAACGTCGGCATCATTTATATAACACATCGTTTAAATGAAGTATTTGCTATAGCAAACCGCATTGCGCTTTTGATAGATGGTACTATTACAATGGACGGCGATACCAAAGACTTTACATATGATATGTTGTTAAAAGGACTTGCACCGGAAAGTGTCGAAAGAATGCTCGAAGAAGAAACGATTGAGACGACGGGAATCGAAAAAAAAGAGCCGGTGCTTTCGCTTAAAAATCTCAGCGGTTACGGTTTTGCCGATGTTAATCTTGATGTCTATCCCGGAGAAGTTCTCGGTATGACCGGTGTCGTAGGAGCCAGTAAAACGGAGCTCGCAACGACACTTTACGGCCGCGATAAGGTGCTGAGCGGAAAAGTGTATTTAAACGGAGAAGATATTACGGGGTTGAAGACCAAGCGGATTATTGCAAAGGGGCTCAATTATCTTCCCGAAGACCGATTTTTAAACGGGATTTTTAAATTGACAACGGTGCGTAATAATATTACTTCTATAACACTTACAACGTTAAAGCGAATGCTTATCAATACCATGCAGGAAAAATCGCTTGCAAAAAAATACATCGATGAATTTCATATTAAAGTTACCGGCGACGGCCAGATAATGGGTTCTCTTTCCGGCGGCAATCAGCAAAAAGTGATTATCGGAAGATGTTTTTCTACAAATCCGCATTTGGTTATCCTTGACGAACCGACGCGCGGGGTTGATGCGGGAGCACGCAGCGATGTGTACGCGATTATCAAAGAGCTTAAAAAAACAGGCGTGGCTATCTTACTGATCAGTTCCGATATGGAAGAAATCATTACGATGAGCGATCGGGTCGTTACCATGTACCGCGGTAGAATTAATCATGAATTTTCAAAAGCTGAAATAAACGAACAGGCGCTGATGGCGGCTTCCTTCGGTGTAGAAAAAGGGGTGGTTGGATAA
- a CDS encoding sugar-binding transcriptional regulator: MTDDWEKELIVRIAWYYYIQKKTQKEIADMLGISRMRVIRLLEKAERENVVQISIHNDFRGRLKTEQNLIDIYRLDDAFVIPSDERHTPETLNDAVAKAAAMYIDEHFSDTPIINIGYGDTTGRFMNYFSQISKKKPTYISLTGGVSIYLLNTQLSAGNASLYLIPAPFVASTKEIVDAIKKETAVIEISRMHSTASCSVIGIGGMDDNATVIKSGIIQKNDFDFLKMRGAAGDVLAHFFDENGTFIPVSTEERLITYSPEALKKLHNVIAVAAGTVKRTAIRAALRGQYPNILITDEATAEWLIENK, encoded by the coding sequence ATGACGGATGATTGGGAAAAAGAGCTTATCGTACGTATCGCATGGTATTATTACATACAAAAGAAAACGCAAAAAGAAATAGCCGATATGCTCGGTATTTCCCGTATGCGTGTTATAAGATTGCTTGAAAAAGCTGAACGGGAAAACGTTGTGCAAATCAGCATTCATAATGATTTTAGAGGCAGGCTGAAAACCGAGCAAAATTTGATCGATATCTACCGGCTTGATGATGCCTTTGTAATCCCTTCCGATGAACGCCATACCCCCGAAACGCTTAACGATGCGGTTGCGAAAGCGGCTGCTATGTACATCGACGAACACTTCTCCGATACGCCCATCATCAATATCGGATATGGTGATACGACCGGACGGTTTATGAACTATTTTTCGCAAATTTCAAAAAAGAAACCGACGTATATCTCGCTCACCGGTGGCGTCAGTATTTATCTGCTCAACACACAGCTCTCTGCTGGAAATGCATCACTCTACCTTATTCCGGCTCCTTTCGTTGCATCAACAAAAGAAATTGTTGACGCAATCAAAAAAGAAACGGCCGTTATTGAAATTTCGCGGATGCACTCGACGGCAAGTTGTTCGGTTATCGGCATCGGCGGTATGGATGATAATGCGACTGTTATTAAGTCCGGAATCATACAAAAAAACGATTTCGATTTTCTCAAAATGCGCGGCGCTGCAGGTGATGTGCTTGCTCATTTTTTTGACGAAAACGGAACTTTTATTCCGGTTTCTACCGAAGAACGCCTTATCACATATTCACCGGAAGCATTAAAAAAACTGCACAATGTCATTGCCGTTGCTGCTGGAACGGTTAAACGCACTGCAATCAGAGCGGCGCTTCGGGGACAGTACCCGAATATTCTCATAACGGATGAAGCAACCGCAGAGTGGCTCATTGAAAATAAGTAA